From a region of the Saccharomycodes ludwigii strain NBRC 1722 chromosome VII, whole genome shotgun sequence genome:
- the HMI1 gene encoding ATP-dependent 3'-5' DNA helicase (similar to Saccharomyces cerevisiae YOL095C | HMI1 | Helicase in Mitochondria), with protein sequence MYNTASQQNVINYPYKPNTILKVVAGPGSGKTQTLLMKIKKMIQNDELLPHQILILSLTNKAIDNIVSNLSKLSDDSNGIDNRLISSLNIHTVHSLANKIVEYNEGAVDIIEDNGWRGLLKLIPGKATGDGFFINNNNNTKMNPRTLERLIQNFKNGKYINHNKKMGEILRELTEILNTSKVYTNDDLIIKASKYLQKNQYPLIHNDIKLVLIDEYQDLYPLLTPFIRSLMMNQDNTPNDKQLIIFGDINQSIYEFLGNNKQVIDELVNMPGYTTDIIHLEDNFRSSKEIVEYSRLCKPFKNATLDKKTHDYHNKPESGVSPQIMNFYYNKPMDIFYEPLDFILNEICKLICSTHVKLSDIAILARSNAELSILKSYFNNFGIPVEKLTPQPSWTLDSNIVFLIDLMRLANIVSTVDEGKKLDFRRGDFETMLSLSAQRMIGPKTIQLLYHNSQLSGLSMWDFILAKKYPIGVNKPALLSYLNNMKDEIPNWYKITDADELFTRVCVLGYKFGISNGVTTAIDSIEEFEKNITQFYKTLKLCELNKPPEESLLSWFLEKYLEESCIYAKHLKDESMKDIGHLQISTVHASKGLEFPIVFVLDKWRLATNRGYGNDTAPGEYRSGLEPNVKGVMIKPSLPITRVISLTAKNSLFTSTRVFQNNTNSPITTTQKKKPLSRIPIGGSHESNSSANLKKPTTIEFTTWKAGALLIVVGSVLFYVFNKEKKRLQIEKEAESNRGYGKPLIGGAFNLIDFNGNPFTEKNLLGKFSILYFGFSHCPDICPEELDQLGNWLDELEKRGIKDIQPIFVTCDPARDSPEVLKEYLSEFHPGIIGLTGTYDEVKNACKKYRVYFSTPPNVKPGQDYLVDHSIFFYLMDPEGAFVDALGRQYDGITGANKIEEQIKTYVPKAEREKRKKSWYSFLF encoded by the exons ATGTACAATACAGCATCACAACAAAATGTCATCAACTATCCATATAAACCAAATACTATACTTAAAGTAGTTGCAGGTCCAGGATCAGGTAAAACACAGACTTTGCTgatgaaaattaaaaaaatgatccAAAATGATGAGTTGTTACCTCATCAAATcctaatattatcattaaccAACAAAGCCATTGATAACATTGTAAGTAATTTATCCAAACTGAGTGATGATAGTAACGGCATTGATAACAGACTTATTTCCTCGCTAAATATTCATACGGTTCATTCGCTGGCCAATAAAATTGTGGAATATAACGAAGGTGCAGTAGATATTATTGAAGATAATGGATGGAGAGGATTGTTAAAACTAATACCTGGAAAAGCCACTGGAGACGgctttttcattaataataacaacaataccaaAATGAACCCCAGAACCCTGGAAAGAttaattcaaaattttaaaaatggtaaGTACATCAaccataataaaaagatggGAGAAATCTTAAGAGAGTTAACTGAAATCCTAAACACTTCGAAAGTGTATACCAATGATGATTTGATCATCAAAGCATCCAAATATCTGCAAAAGAACCAGTATCCACTGATTCATAACGACATTAAATTAGTTCTTATTGATGAATATCAAGATCTCTATCCACTATTAACACCTTTTATCAGAAGTCTAATGATGAATCAAGATAATACACCTAACGATaaacaattaataatttttggtGATATTAATCAAAGCATTTATGAGTTTTTAGGGAATAATAAACAGGTTATAGATGAGCTAGTAAATATGCCTGGCTACACCACTGACATTATACATTTGGAGGATAACTTTAGATCAAGTAAAGAAATCGTAGAGTATTCCAGGCTTTGCAAACCCTTTAAAAACGCCACCTTggacaaaaaaacacaTGATTATCATAATAAGCCAGAAAGCGGTGTATCTCCACAAATCATGAATTTCTATTATAATAAGCCCAtggatattttttatgaaCCTTTAGACtttatattaaatgaaATCTGTAAATTGATTTGTTCAACTCATGTTAAGTTGTCGGATATTGCTATTTTGGCCAGATCAAATGCAGAACTATCCATTTTAAAATCGTACTTTAACAATTTTGGAATTCCAGTGGAGAAATTAACACCACAGCCTTCATGGACATTGGATtctaatattgtttttttgatagATTTAATGAGGCTAGCTAATATAGTATCAACTGTTGATGAAGGGAAAAAGCTTGATTTTAGAAGGGGAGATTTTGAAACCATGCTAAGTCTAAGTGCACAAAGGATGATAGGTCCTAAAACAATCCAATTATTATATCATAATAGTCAGCTGTCAGGGTTATCTATGTGGGATTTTATACTTGCAAAAAAGTATCCGATTGGCGTTAATAAGCCTGCTTTACTTTCatatttgaataatatGAAAGATGAGATCCCCAACTGGTATAAGATTACTGATGCAGACGAATTGTTTACGAGAGTCTGTGTTTTGGGTTATAAATTTGGAATTTCAAATGGTGTAACAACGGCAATTGATAGCATTgaagaatttgaaaaaaatataacccaattttataaaactttaaagCTTTGCGAATTAAATAAACCGCCAGAGGAGAGTTTACTATCGTGGTTTTTGGAAAAGTATTTAGAAGAGAGTTGTATTTATGCAAAACACTTGAAAGACGAATCCATGAAAGATATAGGGCATTTGCAAATATCTACTGTGCATGCATCTAAAGGTTTGGAATTTCCTATTGTATTTGTTTTGGATAAATGGAGGCTTGCTACAAATAGAGGATATGGTAATGATACGGCCCCTGGAGAATATCGATCAGGACTTGAGCCTAATGTTAA AGGGGTTATGATTAAACCTTCTTTACCTATCACCAGGGTGATATCGTTAACAGCAAAGAATTCCCTTTTCACTTCAACAAGagtatttcaaaataacaCTAATAGCCCTATCACTACTacacaaaagaaaaagccTCTAAGTAGGATCCCCATTGGTGGTTCACACGAGAGTAACTCATCTgcaaatttgaaaaaaccCACCACTATAGAATTCACCACATGGAAAGCTGGTGCTTTATTGATTGTTGTTGGTAGTGTTTTGTTCTATGTCTTCaacaaggaaaagaaaagattgCAAATAGAGAAAGAAGCCGAATCCAATAGAGGGTACGGTAAACCACTAATTGGTGGTGCCTTTAACTTGATAGATTTTAATGGCAACCCATTCACTGAAAAGAATTTACTAGGAAAGTTTagtattttatattttggattttCGCATTGTCCAGATATTTGTCCCGAAGAGTTGGATCAATTAGGCAATTGGTTAGACGAGTTGGAAAAGAGAGGTATTAAGGATATCCAACCAATTTTTGTTACATGCGATCCAGCAAGGGACAGCCCAGAAGTATTGAAAGAATATTTGAGTGAGTTTCATCCTGGTATCATTGGGTTAACGGGTACTTATGATGAAGTTAAAAACGCATGTAAAAAATACAGGGTTTATTTCTCAACACCCCCAAATGTTAAACCTGGACAAGATTATTTGGTTGACCATtcgattttcttttatttaatggATCCCGAAGGTGCATTTGTTGATGCGTTAGGGAGACAATATGATGGTATTACAGGTgctaataaaattgaagagCAGATTAAGACTTATGTTCCAAAAGCTGAGCgtgaaaaaaggaaaaaatctTGGTACtcgtttttgttttaa
- the OLA1 gene encoding Obg-like ATPase (similar to Saccharomyces cerevisiae YBR025C | OLA1 | Obg-Like ATPase) has protein sequence MPPKKKVEEKKILLGRPGNNLKAGIVGLANVGKSTFFQAITRCPLGNPANYPFATIDPEEARVIVPSPRFDELCKIYKKAASEVPATLTVYDIAGLTKGASAGEGLGNAFLSHIRAVDSIYQVVRCFDDAEIIHIEGDVDPVRDLDIISTELRLKDIEFSEKHLEGIEKITRRGGQSLEVKNKKEEAIVVEKIIQLLKDGNRVYNQTWNSKEVEIINSMQLLTAKPCIYLINLSERDYIRKKNKHLLRIKEWVDKNSPGDLIIPFSVCLEERLSHMTEEEGAEELKKIGTISALPKIVTTMRKKLDLISFFTAGDCEVREWTIRKGTKAPQAAGVIHNDLMKTFILADIMKYDDLVEYKDEKAVKAAGKMQQKGKDYVMEDGDVVYFRAAAGKT, from the coding sequence ATGCCACCAAAGAAGAAggttgaagaaaaaaagattttattgGGTCGTCCAGGTAACAATTTGAAAGCTGGTATTGTTGGTTTAGCTAATGTTGGTAAGTCCACTTTTTTCCAAGCCATTACTAGATGTCCATTAGGTAACCCAGCTAACTATCCTTTTGCTACTATTGATCCAGAAGAAGCCAGAGTTATCGTTCCATCTCCAAGATTTGATGAGTTAtgtaaaatttataaaaaagcaGCCTCTGAAGTCCCAGCTACATTAACTGTCTATGATATTGCTGGTTTAACTAAGGGTGCTTCTGCCGGGGAAGGTTTAGGTAATGCCTTTTTGTCTCATATTCGTGCTGTTGATTCCATTTATCAAGTTGTCCGTTGTTTTGATGATGCTGAGATTATTCACATTGAAGGTGACGTCGATCCAGTTAGAGATTTAGACATTATTTCTACTGAATTGAGATTAAAAGATATTGAATTTTCTGAAAAACATTTGGAAggtattgaaaaaattacgAGAAGAGGTGGTCAATCTTTGGAAGTTaagaacaagaaagaagaagccattgttgttgaaaaaatcaTTCAGTTGTTAAAGGATGGCAATAGAGTTTACAACCAAACATGGAATTCCAAAGAAGTTGAAATTATCAACAGCATGCAATTGTTAACTGCTAAGCCATGTATTTACTTGATCAACTTGAGTGAAAGAGATTACAttagaaagaaaaacaagCATTTGTTGAGAATCAAGGAATGGGTTGACAAAAACTCTCCAGGTGATTTGATTATCCCATTTTCCGTTTGTTTGGAAGAAAGATTGTCCCATATGACCGAAGAAGAAGGTGCTGaggaattgaaaaaaatcgGTACTATTTCTGCCTTACCAAAAATCGTTACTACCATGAGAAAGAAGTTGGATttgatttcatttttcactGCTGGTGATTGTGAAGTTAGGGAATGGACCATTAGAAAAGGTACTAAAGCACCTCAGGCTGCTGGCGTTATCCACAATGATTTAatgaaaacttttattttggcAGACATTATGAAATATGATGATCTTGTTGAatataaagatgaaaaagCCGTTAAAGCTGCTGGGAAAATGCAACAAAAGGGTAAAGACTATGTTATGGAAGATGGTGATGTTGTTTATTTCAGAGCTGCCGCTGGTAAAACTTAG
- the SPO21 gene encoding Spo21p — MDKISNTIKTTNNIDRVILPTDCNFTNNEKELSNDLPNPNEICNIGNYTIHTDNEVSSSDEDFLKNGYVNDSSLLNDKNLDLNAPSSSNSFLNLFLRLSPKKKVQSKNLQIENQDKDSALKTTMQSGKENTEFQEQNNHVTLARSGNFSSQTSTPKKGILKTNNKNHISTTKSFNGDINNSDISTASEKCPRDDTSEASLSSTGLYRFSRFRDKFLKRKIRSSEEKIIDIDRNNTSNDLDSALSFKDQALDIVSCSSKLESENDSIASQSHVQDGVEGYDIHSIEPSINDQFKLPAISNGKNIVERLNEQIREYDQEVERKFDETEKLDTDRENNNVLPLIEDDNSEYFSIVRDENIKKNIKNWKNENNTSPSVPSEASSDLSSKVFSANIISEQDSEKDEETNNINPHHNSDMVTAATSADNYLSVYKTVEHYKQDYLAKEASADNLFDEVVIRAGSQTYKNLSKLKLLFSDEKSEETEENTQLPCLRQYTNELLEKAENCVIKNNENNANKLSEIETKYKAKISQLKKKMVKELSFMDKLDKENDNLAIDNGNLKKELNSSKELLILLQKKTENLDAEKNELEIKLRQKEEQHEECKNDFKTLQEKYNGLKSKKEGVEKEYTQTFKNLQKLTIEYDVLLKNNTCATDKVYDVLKQITGSSNDLNDLLNKFEKLELDRGKISKELDNIKDYVKDLETKNGKLKKSYKGVERKVFDLKRENQQFKQQLNLLNCYKEQSFLLLQQIVVDYNQVLDKESLSYVDNQIKEFSKQNMLKQTFSHNWLNQEIKKVQQFYEQTVHEILIKEIVSNHISNLRANVFLSEQLKGLRRQLKDKDDKIEHILKYTGQLEVANKVLKKKMLTGFGNS, encoded by the coding sequence ATGGATAAGATAAGCAATACAATTAAGACAACCAACAATATCGATAGAGTAATTCTACCTACGGACTGCAACTTcactaataatgaaaaggaACTATCAAACGATTTACCCAACCCAAACGAAATTTGTAATATAGGCAATTACACAATTCATACTGATAATGAAGTTTCTTCATCTGATGaggattttttaaaaaatggttATGTAAATGATTCTTCGTTATTAAATGACAAAAATCTTGATTTGAACGCTCCTTCTTCCTCTAATTCCTTTTTGAACCTTTTTCTTAGACTTAgtcccaaaaaaaaagtacagtctaaaaatttacaaatcGAAAATCAAGACAAAGATTCAGCTTTAAAAACTACGATGCAAAGCGGAAAGGAAAACACTGAATTCcaagaacaaaataatcatGTCACTTTAGCTAGATCCGgtaatttttcttcacAAACTTCAACTCCCAAAAAAGGCAtcttaaaaacaaataataaaaaccatATATCAACCACAAAGAGTTTTAATGGGGACATTAATAATTCTGATATTTCCACTGCAAGTGAAAAATGTCCTCGAGATGATACTAGCGAAGCATCGTTATCCAGTACTGGTCTTTATAGATTTTCTAGGTTTAGagataaatttttgaaaagaaaaataagaagCTCAGAGGAGAAAATCATTGACATAGATAGAAACAATACTAGTAATGACCTTGATTCTGCTCTAAGTTTCAAGGACCAAGCTTTAGATATTGTTAGTTGTAGCTCAAAGTTAGAATCTGAAAATGACTCAATTGCTTCACAAAGTCATGTACAAGATGGGGTGGAAGGTTATGATATTCATTCTATTGAACCTTCAATAAATGATCAGTTCAAATTACCAGCAATTTCAAACGGGAAAAATATTGTCGAGAGGTTGAATGAGCAAATAAGGGAATATGACCAAGAAGTGGAAAGGAAATTTGACGAGACTGAAAAGTTGGATACCGATAGagaaaataacaatgttTTGCCATTGATTGAAGACGACAATAGTGAATATTTTAGCATTGTTAGAGAtgaaaacattaaaaaaaatattaaaaattggaaaaatgaaaataatacaagTCCATCCGTACCATCTGAAGCATCTTCTGATCTCAGTTCCAAAGTTTTTTCTGCTAATATTATAAGTGAGCAGGATTCAGAAAAGGATGAAGAGACCAATAACATTAACCCCCACCATAATTCGGATATGGTAACTGCCGCCACCAGTGCCGATAATTATTTGAGTGTTTACAAAACTGTTGAACACTACAAGCAGGACTACCTAGCCAAAGAGGCCAGTGCCgataatttatttgatgAAGTGGTCATTAGAGCAGGATCTCAAACATACAAAAATTTGAGtaaattgaaattattatttagcGATGAAAAATCTGAGGAGACTGAAGAAAACACCCAGTTACCTTGCTTGAGACAATACACTAACgaattattagaaaaagcAGAAAATTGtgtcattaaaaataatgaaaataatgcCAACAAGCTTTCTGAAATTGAAACCAAGTACAAAGCAAAAATCAGtcaattgaagaaaaaaatggttaAGGAATTATCATTTATGGACAAATTAGATAAGGAAAATGATAACTTAGCTATAGATAATGGCAACctaaaaaaggaattaaACAGTTCAAAGGAACTTTTAATTCTgctgcaaaaaaaaacagaaaaccTTGATgctgaaaaaaatgaattagAAATCAAATTAAGGCAAAAGGAGGAGCAACATGAAGAATGCAAAAATGATTTCAAAACCctacaagaaaaatacaacGGATTAAAGAGTAAAAAGGAAGGTgtagaaaaagaatatacACAGACATTCAAAAATTTGCAAAAATTAACTATAGAATATGATGTgttattgaaaaacaatactTGTGCAACAGACAAAGTGTATGACGTTTTGAAACAAATAACAGGGAGCTCTAATGACTTGAACGATTTGCTTAATAAGTTTGAAAAGTTGGAACTAGACAGAGGCAAAATTTCCAAGGAGTTAGACAACATTAAAGATTACGTTAAGGATttggaaacaaaaaatggcAAACTAAAGAAATCATATAAAGGAgtagaaagaaaagtttttgacTTAAAAAGGGAGAACCAGCAATTTAAACAACAATTGAACTTATTGAATTGCTATAAGGAgcaatcatttttattattgcaACAAATTGTTGTGGATTATAACCAAGTTTTGGATAAAGAATCTTTGTCTTATGTGGACAATCAAATAAAGGAATTTTCAAAGCAAAATATGTTAAAGCAAACGTTTTCTCATAATTGGTTAAATcaggaaataaaaaaagttcaaCAATTCTATGAGCAAACCGTCCATGAAATTCTAATCAAGGAAATTGTTTCGAATCACATTTCGAATCTAAGAgcaaatgtttttttaagcGAGCAATTGAAAGGCTTGAGGCGTCAGctaaaagataaagatgACAAAATCGAACATATATTGAAATATACAGGACAGTTGGAGGTTGCTAATAAagtgttgaaaaaaaagatgttaACTGGCTTTGGAAACTCCTGA
- the MSH2 gene encoding mismatch repair ATPase MSH2 (similar to Saccharomyces cerevisiae YOL090W | MSH2 | MutS Homolog), whose translation MTSIRPELRFTDIAEERGFYKRFLTLPEKPENIIRIADRGEYYTIVGEDAQFAAQQVYHTSSVLKKANCLSGNENSEPLTYVTMSQQVCLQFLKMCLFEYGYKIEIYDKSWKIIKRASPGNIEQIDDLLSVSIDSSIVLCSLKFQNNLNEGNSTIGCSFVDSSIYKLGMIELLDNEVYSNLESLIIQLGAKECLVPDLRENISQKKELEKITRVIDRCGCVVTFVKPSDFTDKDVDQDIVRLVGDELTLALPKYSKLCLSACNALLIYLNLMGETKNYGKYELIEHSLNQYMKLDASSLRALNIFPQGPSQSIATAGSSNHTKINSVFQLLNKCKTHSGVRLLHEWLKQPLLDLDELNKRHDLVEFLIDQLELRQILRDNYLPHVPDVRRITKKLNMKANLDEVLKLYTFVDKLPMIASTIKEYVADCGTNHTANIILEEWYGPLEKEIEPLSNFKKMVEDTIDLDHYEKYNEAIINCEAEEQLSLCKGKLDQHLAEVEDLHSSVAEDLGTDDKRLKLEKHHLYGWCFRLTRNDAKVLRGKTEHRYYELSTVKAGVYFTTKDLERISKEIEQLEQQYDALQKELVAEVVAVALTYTPVLERISMILANVDVLCSFAHVSSYAPIPYVRPTMLSMTEQDTRKLILQNSRHPVLEVQDDVSFISNDVKMERGTRDFLIITGPNMGGKSTYIRQIGVIVLMAQVGCFVPCDDAQISIMDSILCRVGAGDSQFKGVSTFMVEMLETSSILKNSTSNSLVIIDELGRGTSTYDGFGLAWSISEFIATKIKCFTLFATHFHELTALAERLPNIKNMQVLAHIDTAVGGESAKNKDDEITLLYKVEDGISDQSFGINVAEVVNFPTKIIQMAKRKASELEELKEATNEDDVSKKHCTKHEIAHGTASLKNILREWKKKVEQTENLDNMKAIENLLRDVYKVAEDDKYIRELIRELE comes from the coding sequence atgACATCCATTAGACCCGAGTTGAGATTCACTGATATCGCTGAAGAAAGAGgattttataaaagatTTCTTACTTTACCGGAAAAACCAGAAAATATCATTAGGATTGCAGACAGAGGTGAATATTACACCATCGTGGGTGAAGATGCTCAATTCGCAGCACAACAGGTTTATCACACCAGttctgttttaaaaaaagccAACTGCTTATCTGGTAACGAAAACAGTGAACCATTAACCTATGTAACCATGTCACAACAAGTTTGTctacaatttttaaaaatgtgtTTATTCGAATATGGTTACAAGATTGAAATATATGATAAAAGCtggaaaattattaaacgTGCCTCGCCAGGTAATATTGAACAAATcgatgatttattatcgGTTTCTATTGACAGTTCCATTGTTTTATGCagtttaaaatttcaaaataatttaaatgagGGAAATTCTACGATTGGCTGCTCTTTTGTCGATAGTAGCATCTATAAACTTGGAATGATTGAATTACTCGACAATGAGGTCTATTCTAATTTAGAAAGCTTGATTATCCAGTTAGGTGCAAAAGAATGTTTAGTGCCAGACTTAAGGGAAAACATTAGTCAAAAAAAGGAACTAGAAAAGATTACAAGGGTTATCGATCGCTGTGGGTGCGTTGTTACTTTTGTCAAACCTTCCGACTTTACGGATAAGGATGTTGATCAGGATATAGTAAGATTAGTTGGTGATGAATTGACATTGGCACTACCTAAATATTCCAAATTATGTCTAAGTGCTTGTAATGCtctattaatttatttaaatttaatggGAGAAACTAAAAATTACGGAAAATATGAATTAATTGAACACTCTTTGAACCAATATATGAAACTAGATGCCAGTTCCCTAAGagctttaaatattttcccACAAGGTCCTTCTCAATCAATTGCCACTGCGGGAAGTAGTAACCACACCAAGATAAATAGTGTATTTCAATTACTAAATAAGTGTAAAACACATTCCGGAGTCAGATTGTTACACGAATGGTTAAAACAACCCTTGTTGGACCTGGatgaattgaataaaagACACGATTTGGTCGAATTTTTAATCGATCAATTAGAATTAAGACAAATATTACGAGACAATTATTTACCACATGTGCCGGACGTTAGAAGaattaccaaaaaattaaatatgaAGGCCAATTTAGATGaagtattaaaattgtACACCTTTGTGGATAAATTACCCATGATTGCCTCAACTATCAAAGAATATGTAGCTGATTGTGGTACCAATCACACtgctaatattattttagaGGAATGGTATGGTCCCttggaaaaggaaattgaGCCTCtatcaaattttaaaaaaatggtagAGGACACTATAGACCTAGATcattatgaaaaatataacgAAGCTATTATCAATTGTGAGGCAGAAGAACAGTTATCCTTGTGCAAGGGAAAGTTAGACCAACATTTAGCCGAGGTCGAAGACCTCCATTCTTCTGTAGCTGAAGATTTGGGTACGGATGACAAGAGATTGAAGCTAGAAAAACACCACTTGTATGGTTGGTGTTTCAGATTAACCCGTAATGATGCCAAAGTTTTACGTGGAAAAACTGAACATCGCTATTACGAATTATCCACTGTGAAAGCAGGTGTCTATTTCACCACCAAAGACTTGGAAAGGATTTCTAAAGAAATTGAACAATTAGAACAGCAATATGATGCTTTACAAAAAGAATTAGTCGCTGAGGTTGTCGCTGTTGCTTTAACATATACACCTGTATTGGAGAGAATATCAATGATTTTGGCCAATGTCGATGTGCTATGCTCTTTTGCACATGTTTCATCCTATGCGCCTATCCCCTATGTCCGCCCTACTATGCTATCTATGACAGAGCAAGATACTAGAAAATTGATTTTGCAAAATTCCCGCCACCCTGTGTTGGAAGTTCAAGATGATGTTTCATTTATTTCCAACGATGTTAAAATGGAACGCGGAACCAGagattttttgattattacCGGTCCAAATATGGGTGGTAAATCCACGTATATTAGGCAGATTGGTGTGATTGTATTAATGGCCCAGGTTGGATGTTTTGTTCCCTGTGATGATGCTCAAATCTCTATTATGGATTCCATCCTATGCAGAGTTGGTGCCGGTGATTCTCAATTTAAGGGGGTATCTACTTTTATGGTTGAAATGTTAGAAACTTCATCTATCTTGAAAAATTCTACATCTAACTCGTTGGTTATAATTGATGAATTAGGTCGTGGTACCAGTACTTATGATGGTTTTGGTCTTGCTTGGAGTATTAGTGAATTTATTGCcactaaaattaaatgctTCACTTTATTTGCGACACATTTCCACGAGTTAACAGCATTAGCTGAACGATTACCGAATATCAAAAACATGCAGGTTTTGGCCCATATTGATACTGCAGTTGGAGGGGAAAGCGCAAAGAATAAAGACGATGAAATTAcgttattatataaagtGGAAGATGGTATATCAGATCAATCTTTTGGTATCAATGTTGCCGAGGTTGTCAATTTTCCAACAAAAATCATTCAAATGGCAAAACGAAAAGCAAGTGAGTTGgaagaattaaaagagGCAAcaaatgaagatgatgtGAGTAAGAAACATTGCACTAAGCATGAGATCGCCCATGGTACTGCcagtttaaaaaatatattacgagaatggaaaaaaaaagtggaaCAAACTGAAAATTTAGATAACATGAAAGCCATTGAAAACTTACTTCGTGATGTTTATAAAGTTGCCGAAGACGATAAATATATCCGTGAGTTAATACGGGAACTTGAATAA